The following coding sequences lie in one Halomonas sp. 'Soap Lake #6' genomic window:
- a CDS encoding SPOR domain-containing protein, with the protein MASPSNKPARRGATSQRKSARSSGGGWRAPGWLWGLAGVVVGFFLAQHQHGTAPWQEQSAASPQATVLPKPSSSDERSAARQTENAAEPSMPTFEFYTLLPETEVIAPGVTLPSTVTRPEVAEQPAASTADSSAGDDPIAQVIAANMRPDEQIAAAQQAAASPSVPNRYMLQAASFRELSDAEQLRSRLRNLSLLAQISEVQAGGDTWHRVQVGPYEDTRELNRAQDLMSTQGIEPLLIQLQN; encoded by the coding sequence ATGGCCAGCCCAAGCAATAAACCCGCCCGCCGAGGCGCCACCTCTCAGCGCAAATCTGCCCGCAGCTCCGGCGGTGGATGGCGCGCCCCAGGCTGGCTTTGGGGGCTTGCCGGGGTGGTCGTAGGCTTTTTCCTGGCGCAACACCAGCACGGCACTGCCCCCTGGCAAGAGCAGAGTGCAGCATCACCCCAGGCAACCGTACTACCCAAGCCATCTAGCAGCGATGAACGCAGCGCAGCCCGCCAGACAGAAAACGCGGCGGAGCCTTCGATGCCTACCTTTGAGTTCTACACACTGCTTCCTGAAACTGAGGTGATTGCACCTGGCGTAACGCTACCCTCCACAGTAACCCGACCAGAAGTCGCCGAGCAGCCCGCAGCTAGCACAGCGGATAGCAGCGCAGGCGATGACCCAATTGCACAGGTTATTGCAGCGAATATGCGCCCGGATGAGCAAATTGCCGCTGCACAGCAAGCAGCCGCCAGCCCCAGCGTCCCAAACCGCTACATGCTGCAAGCCGCCTCATTTCGCGAGCTTAGCGACGCGGAACAGCTGCGCAGTCGCCTGCGCAACTTGAGCCTGCTAGCGCAGATTAGCGAAGTTCAGGCGGGTGGGGATACCTGGCACCGCGTCCAGGTGGGCCCCTACGAGGATACCCGAGAACTAAACCGGGCCCAGGACCTTATGAGCACTCAGGGCATTGAACCACTACTGATCCAGCTGCAAAACTAG
- the argS gene encoding arginine--tRNA ligase, whose product MKDTIISLLEGAVTALKHQGVLPNDLQPAIKVDPTKDKAHGDYATNLALMLAKPAGIKPRELADTLVAALPASDAIQKTEIAGPGFINFFAAADAAAQIVAQALDSGDAFGRSLIGKGEKVQVEFVSANPTGPLHVGHGRGAAIGDCLCRLLEATGYDVTREFYYNDAGAQIKNLALSVQARAKGLGPDDASWPEDGYRGEYITDVANDYMAGKTVTADDREVTAKGDANDLEAIQAFAVAWLRREQDLDLKAFGVEFDVYFLESSLYEDGKVDATVEKLIANGHTYEEDGALWLRTTDFGDDKDRVMRKREGGYTYFLPDVAYHLNKWQRGFKTVINEQGADHHSTVTRVRAGLQALEVGIPKGWPDYVLHQMVMVTRSGVEVKLSKRAGSYVTVRDLIDEVGRDATRFFLAARRADSQLTFDIDLARSQSNDNPVYYIQYAHARVSSMLRKAEDAGTPFDHGLAMANLALLDSDQEKAVLNRLARYPEVVENAAKNREPQQIAQYLLDLAGDFHTCYNAVKVMVDDDTLRNTRLALGLATRQVLRNGLDLMGVSAPEEM is encoded by the coding sequence ATGAAAGACACGATTATTTCTTTGCTCGAAGGCGCGGTCACCGCGCTTAAGCACCAAGGCGTGCTGCCCAACGACCTACAGCCAGCCATCAAGGTTGACCCTACCAAAGATAAAGCCCATGGCGACTACGCGACCAACTTAGCGTTGATGCTGGCAAAGCCCGCGGGCATTAAGCCCCGTGAGCTTGCTGACACGTTGGTGGCAGCCCTACCCGCCAGCGACGCGATTCAAAAAACCGAGATTGCGGGCCCCGGGTTTATTAACTTTTTTGCCGCCGCCGATGCCGCCGCACAAATCGTCGCCCAGGCGCTAGATAGCGGCGATGCCTTTGGCCGTAGCCTAATTGGTAAAGGCGAAAAAGTGCAGGTGGAGTTCGTATCAGCCAACCCCACTGGCCCACTGCACGTTGGCCATGGCCGTGGCGCAGCGATAGGCGACTGCCTATGCCGCCTATTAGAAGCCACCGGCTACGACGTAACCCGCGAGTTTTACTACAACGATGCTGGCGCCCAAATCAAAAACCTGGCGCTTTCCGTTCAGGCCCGTGCGAAAGGGCTTGGGCCCGACGACGCCAGTTGGCCGGAAGATGGCTACCGCGGCGAATACATTACCGATGTCGCCAACGACTACATGGCAGGCAAAACGGTGACCGCTGACGATCGCGAAGTCACTGCAAAAGGCGATGCAAACGACCTAGAAGCCATTCAAGCCTTTGCGGTTGCTTGGCTACGCCGAGAGCAGGATCTAGATCTCAAAGCCTTTGGAGTTGAGTTTGACGTGTACTTCTTGGAGTCATCGCTTTACGAAGATGGCAAGGTAGACGCCACCGTCGAAAAGCTGATCGCCAACGGCCACACCTACGAAGAGGATGGTGCTCTGTGGCTGCGCACCACCGACTTTGGCGATGATAAAGACCGCGTCATGCGTAAGCGTGAAGGCGGTTATACCTACTTTTTGCCCGATGTGGCCTACCACCTCAATAAGTGGCAACGCGGCTTCAAAACCGTGATCAACGAACAGGGCGCTGACCACCACTCCACGGTTACCCGCGTGCGCGCAGGCCTACAGGCGCTGGAAGTCGGCATTCCTAAAGGCTGGCCCGACTATGTACTGCACCAGATGGTGATGGTGACCCGCTCTGGCGTTGAGGTAAAACTCTCCAAACGCGCTGGCAGCTACGTCACCGTGCGAGACCTTATTGATGAAGTAGGCCGCGATGCTACACGCTTCTTCCTGGCGGCTCGTCGGGCGGATTCGCAGTTGACTTTTGATATCGACCTGGCCCGCTCTCAGTCGAACGACAACCCGGTGTACTACATTCAATACGCCCATGCGCGGGTATCCAGCATGCTGCGTAAAGCCGAAGACGCAGGCACGCCGTTTGACCATGGTCTCGCCATGGCTAACCTGGCCCTGCTGGATAGCGACCAGGAGAAAGCCGTGTTAAACCGTTTGGCTCGCTACCCGGAAGTGGTCGAAAACGCCGCCAAGAATCGCGAGCCTCAGCAAATTGCCCAGTACCTGCTGGACTTAGCTGGCGACTTCCATACCTGCTATAACGCGGTCAAAGTGATGGTTGACGACGACACCCTGCGCAACACACGCTTAGCACTTGGCTTAGCCACTCGCCAAGTACTGCGCAACGGACTTGATCTCATGGGGGTCAGCGCCCCAGAGGAGATGTAA